A section of the Pedobacter sp. HDW13 genome encodes:
- a CDS encoding PhnA domain-containing protein, whose protein sequence is MSLVQQLQTRSGNKCELCTSETNLSVYEVPPTSNANADNSILVCKTCLDQIEKNEQLDASHWRILTETMWSEFAPVQVVAWRMLSRLRNEGWAADSLDILYLDEDTLEWAKKTGDHEQEGTVEFHQDSNGARLFEGDTVVLVKTLDVKGSTLSAKLGTVVKNIRLVHNNTKQIEGKVEGQTIVILTKYLRKG, encoded by the coding sequence ATGTCTTTAGTACAACAACTACAAACCCGATCAGGCAATAAATGCGAATTATGTACATCCGAAACCAATTTGTCGGTTTACGAAGTGCCGCCTACCAGCAATGCCAATGCCGACAATAGCATATTAGTTTGTAAAACCTGCTTAGACCAGATTGAAAAGAACGAACAGCTTGATGCCAGTCATTGGAGAATTTTAACAGAAACCATGTGGTCGGAATTTGCTCCGGTTCAGGTTGTGGCCTGGCGCATGTTAAGCCGCTTAAGAAATGAAGGCTGGGCAGCTGATAGCCTGGATATATTATACCTTGATGAGGACACTTTAGAATGGGCTAAAAAAACCGGAGACCATGAACAGGAAGGCACTGTAGAGTTTCATCAGGATAGCAACGGTGCACGTTTATTTGAAGGCGATACCGTAGTTTTGGTTAAAACGCTTGATGTTAAAGGATCAACACTCAGTGCCAAACTGGGTACAGTGGTTAAAAACATCCGTTTAGTGCACAATAATACCAAACAAATTGAGGGTAAAGTAGAAGGACAAACCATTGTGATTTTAACAAAATATTTAAGAAAAGGTTAA
- a CDS encoding arginine decarboxylase, translating to MQSYSEFLDLSVGFPQEGFDVIDDELYFQDLNLMEMIETYGTPLRFTYLPMVSKKIQQAKILFQTAILKNNYRGDYKYCYCTKSSHFRHIVEEALKNNIHLETSSAFDMPMVDALEKKGALTKDTTIICNGFKTYQYKQYIIDMLHDGYTNIIPVLDNKEEFNLFDDEVDIDTPCNLGIRIAAEEQPDSQFYTSRLGVRMEDVIEFYNNKIVHNPNFRVKLLHFFINSGITDSPYYWNELEKYVTLYCKFKKINPDLDTLDIGGGMPFKDSLVFDFDYEYMVNEIVKRIKEICAIHEVMEPDIITEFGKYTVAEASGILYKVLGRKQQNDRERWLMLDGSFITNLPDVWALNQKYILLPINNWDAEYERVNLGGITCDGQDYYNQEAHMNSVFMPKTRKVQYLGFFHTGAYQEVLSGYGGIHHCLLPSPKHVLIRRNRDESFNFEVFGEEQNSKQVLKILGY from the coding sequence ATGCAGAGTTACTCAGAATTTCTCGATCTAAGCGTTGGCTTTCCACAGGAAGGCTTTGATGTTATAGATGATGAATTATATTTTCAGGATTTAAACCTGATGGAAATGATCGAAACTTACGGCACTCCCCTACGTTTCACGTATTTACCCATGGTGAGTAAGAAAATTCAACAGGCGAAGATTCTTTTCCAAACTGCCATTTTAAAAAACAACTATCGTGGCGATTACAAATATTGCTATTGTACTAAAAGTTCGCACTTCAGACACATTGTAGAAGAAGCACTTAAGAACAATATTCACCTGGAAACTTCTTCTGCTTTTGATATGCCAATGGTTGATGCCCTGGAGAAAAAAGGTGCTTTGACCAAAGATACTACCATTATCTGCAACGGTTTTAAAACTTACCAGTACAAACAGTATATCATCGATATGCTGCACGATGGTTACACCAACATTATTCCTGTTTTAGATAACAAAGAGGAATTTAACCTTTTTGATGATGAGGTAGATATCGATACCCCTTGTAACCTGGGAATCCGTATCGCTGCTGAGGAGCAACCCGATTCGCAATTCTACACGTCACGCTTAGGTGTACGTATGGAAGATGTAATTGAGTTCTACAACAATAAAATCGTTCACAACCCTAATTTCAGGGTAAAACTATTGCACTTCTTTATCAATTCGGGTATTACCGATTCGCCATACTACTGGAACGAGCTGGAGAAATATGTAACCCTTTATTGCAAATTCAAAAAAATCAACCCTGATTTAGATACTCTCGATATTGGTGGCGGTATGCCATTTAAAGATTCGCTGGTTTTTGATTTCGATTACGAGTACATGGTAAACGAAATTGTGAAAAGGATTAAAGAAATCTGCGCCATTCACGAAGTAATGGAACCTGATATTATTACCGAATTTGGTAAATACACCGTAGCAGAAGCTTCGGGTATTTTATATAAAGTTTTAGGCCGTAAACAACAAAACGACCGCGAACGCTGGTTAATGTTGGATGGTTCTTTCATCACCAACTTACCTGATGTTTGGGCGCTGAACCAAAAATATATTTTACTACCTATCAACAATTGGGACGCTGAATACGAACGGGTTAACTTAGGTGGTATTACCTGCGATGGACAGGATTATTACAATCAGGAAGCACATATGAACAGTGTGTTTATGCCTAAAACGCGTAAAGTTCAGTATTTAGGTTTCTTCCATACTGGTGCATATCAAGAGGTACTGAGTGGATATGGTGGTATACACCACTGCTTATTGCCTAGTCCAAAACATGTTCTGATTCGCAGAAACCGCGACGAAAGTTTCAACTTCGAAGTTTTTGGAGAAGAGCAAAACAGTAAGCAGGTATTGAAGATACTGGGTTACTAG
- a CDS encoding ABC transporter ATP-binding protein gives MLNVENLNIDFYNQEDKNWFSVVKKISFNVKKGTVLGIVGESGSGKSVTSFSIMRLHDERLTKITGGIDFEDISLLNLNTNEIRQIRGNQISMIFQEPMTSLNPVFTCGDQVAEAIILHQKVGKTEAKKQTIALFNEVQLPRPEKIFDSYPHQISGGQKQRVMIAMALSCNPKLLIADEPTTALDVTVQKTILQLLLKLKTERNMAMIFISHDLGVVNEIADEVAVMYKGEIVEQGPAKSVFENPQHPYTKGLLACRPSPHLQLKKLPVIADFLNNETGDMPAYLQLSNQLTATEIAQRRQILYQQKPLLQVKGLCSWYPIRNGLFGKTTDYVKAVDQINFEVFPGETLGLVGESGCGKTTLGRTILRLIQPTSGSIVFNEQDITHLGKGELRKLRKDIQIIFQDPYASLNPKLSIGQAILEPLQVHQLYQNDAERKEKVLELLDKVGLKAEHYNRYPHEFSGGQRQRVVIARALALQPKFIICDESVSALDVSVQAQVLNLIKSLQAEFGLTYIFISHDLAVVKHISDRILVMNKGKIEEEGFPEQLFSSPKAIYTQKLIAAIPGHQ, from the coding sequence ATGCTAAACGTTGAGAACTTAAATATCGATTTCTATAACCAAGAAGATAAAAACTGGTTTAGCGTCGTTAAAAAAATCAGCTTTAATGTAAAAAAGGGCACTGTTTTAGGCATTGTGGGCGAATCGGGCTCTGGTAAATCAGTTACCTCATTTTCAATTATGCGTTTACATGATGAACGCCTTACAAAAATTACCGGCGGCATTGATTTTGAAGACATTAGCCTGCTTAATTTAAATACTAACGAAATTAGGCAGATTAGAGGGAATCAGATTTCGATGATTTTCCAGGAACCCATGACTTCCCTAAATCCGGTTTTTACCTGTGGTGACCAGGTGGCAGAAGCCATTATCCTGCACCAGAAAGTAGGTAAAACCGAAGCAAAAAAACAAACTATTGCCTTATTTAACGAAGTTCAGCTTCCCCGGCCCGAAAAAATATTCGACAGTTACCCGCACCAGATTTCGGGCGGACAAAAACAGCGGGTAATGATTGCCATGGCATTGAGTTGCAATCCAAAATTGCTTATTGCCGACGAACCTACAACTGCCCTGGATGTTACCGTACAAAAAACCATCCTGCAATTGCTGCTTAAACTCAAAACAGAGCGCAATATGGCCATGATCTTTATTTCGCATGATTTAGGTGTGGTAAACGAAATCGCCGATGAAGTTGCCGTGATGTATAAGGGCGAAATTGTAGAGCAGGGACCAGCAAAATCAGTATTCGAAAATCCACAACATCCCTATACCAAAGGTTTACTGGCCTGCAGACCTTCACCACACCTGCAATTAAAAAAATTACCTGTTATAGCCGACTTTTTAAACAACGAAACCGGTGATATGCCTGCTTATTTACAGCTATCGAACCAGTTAACTGCAACTGAAATTGCGCAACGACGGCAGATACTTTACCAGCAAAAACCATTGTTGCAAGTTAAAGGTTTATGCTCCTGGTACCCTATCCGCAACGGATTGTTCGGTAAAACTACTGATTATGTTAAAGCTGTTGACCAGATTAATTTTGAAGTTTTCCCAGGAGAAACCTTAGGCCTTGTAGGCGAATCGGGTTGCGGCAAAACAACCTTAGGCCGTACCATTTTAAGACTTATACAACCAACATCAGGCAGCATTGTATTTAACGAACAAGACATTACACACCTGGGCAAAGGCGAACTGAGAAAGCTTAGAAAAGACATACAGATTATTTTTCAGGATCCCTATGCTTCGTTAAATCCGAAGCTAAGCATTGGTCAAGCCATTCTTGAACCTTTACAGGTACACCAACTTTATCAAAACGATGCCGAACGAAAAGAAAAGGTATTGGAATTACTGGATAAGGTTGGCTTAAAAGCAGAACATTACAACCGCTATCCGCACGAATTTAGTGGCGGCCAGCGGCAACGGGTGGTAATTGCCCGGGCTTTGGCGCTGCAACCTAAATTCATCATTTGCGATGAATCAGTATCAGCGCTCGATGTTTCCGTTCAGGCACAGGTTCTTAACCTGATTAAATCTTTACAGGCAGAATTTGGCCTGACTTATATTTTCATTTCCCACGATCTGGCTGTGGTAAAACACATTTCAGACCGTATTTTAGTCATGAACAAAGGAAAAATTGAAGAAGAAGGCTTTCCCGAGCAGTTATTCAGCTCGCCTAAAGCCATTTATACCCAAAAACTTATAGCAGCCATTCCCGGGCACCAATAA
- the rplU gene encoding 50S ribosomal protein L21: MYAIVNIAGQQFKVAKDQHLFVHRLQGDEGASIEFDNVLLVDNGGAITVGAPAVKGAKVSAKIVSHLKGDKVIVFHKKRRKGYKKKNGHRQFFTKIQISDITL; the protein is encoded by the coding sequence ATGTACGCAATAGTAAATATAGCAGGGCAGCAATTTAAAGTTGCTAAAGACCAGCACCTTTTTGTACACAGATTGCAAGGAGATGAAGGCGCTAGTATTGAATTTGATAATGTATTGTTGGTTGATAACGGTGGTGCAATTACTGTAGGTGCTCCTGCAGTTAAAGGTGCTAAAGTTTCAGCTAAGATCGTATCTCATTTAAAAGGTGATAAAGTAATCGTTTTCCACAAAAAACGTAGAAAAGGTTACAAAAAGAAAAACGGTCACCGCCAGTTTTTCACTAAGATTCAGATCTCTGACATCACGTTATAA
- a CDS encoding DUF72 domain-containing protein encodes MKFGQVEDPSIIDFKLPVDAPETAAILAANKPKQAFTAHVGCAKWNKADLKGFYPKGTKDELTYYATQFNSIELNATFYGMPSSEQVITWTQKTPADFKFFPKLTNTISHFKRLINVKEPVEQYCDAISNFEDKLGMAFLQLHDNFKPKDFERLKTVVSEFPKVIPLGVEVRNEEWFSNPAIADEFAQLFQENGVANIIVDTAGRRDMLHMRLTSPTAFIRYVGANHESDYTRLDEWVERIVQWKAQGLENLYFFVHQNVELASPLLSAYFIEKLNKAIETDLKIPVLATTTPTLF; translated from the coding sequence ATGAAATTCGGCCAAGTAGAAGACCCCTCAATAATAGATTTTAAACTCCCTGTAGATGCACCAGAAACTGCAGCTATTTTAGCAGCCAATAAACCCAAACAGGCTTTTACAGCTCATGTAGGTTGCGCAAAGTGGAATAAGGCCGATTTAAAAGGCTTTTACCCAAAAGGTACTAAAGATGAGTTAACTTACTATGCAACACAGTTCAATTCAATCGAACTTAATGCAACCTTTTATGGCATGCCTTCGAGCGAGCAGGTAATCACCTGGACACAAAAAACACCGGCTGATTTTAAATTCTTTCCGAAATTAACCAATACGATTAGCCATTTTAAAAGACTAATTAACGTAAAGGAACCAGTTGAGCAATATTGCGATGCCATTAGTAATTTTGAAGACAAACTCGGTATGGCTTTCTTACAGCTGCACGATAATTTTAAGCCGAAAGATTTTGAAAGGCTTAAAACCGTAGTAAGCGAATTTCCAAAAGTAATTCCACTGGGTGTAGAAGTGCGTAATGAAGAATGGTTTTCGAATCCGGCTATTGCAGACGAGTTTGCTCAGTTATTTCAGGAAAACGGCGTAGCCAATATTATTGTAGATACAGCAGGTAGACGCGATATGCTGCATATGCGCCTCACTAGCCCAACCGCCTTTATACGTTATGTAGGTGCAAATCACGAAAGCGATTATACGCGTTTAGATGAATGGGTAGAAAGAATTGTACAATGGAAGGCACAAGGACTCGAAAACCTCTATTTCTTTGTACACCAAAACGTAGAGTTAGCTTCGCCCCTATTATCTGCCTATTTTATTGAAAAATTAAACAAAGCAATCGAAACGGATTTAAAAATTCCGGTATTGGCTACCACTACTCCCACACTGTTTTAA
- the rpmA gene encoding 50S ribosomal protein L27 — MAHKKGAGSSKNGRESHSKRLGIKVFGGQLAIAGNILVRQRGTKHHPDKGVGIGKDHTLFALVDGTVVFKKKQDNKSYVSILPITDAEIEAAIAKPAAKKATAKKEVVAEVEAAPAKKAPAKKAAKKDESTEEAAAAE; from the coding sequence ATGGCACACAAAAAAGGAGCCGGTAGTTCGAAAAACGGACGTGAATCGCATAGTAAGCGTTTAGGTATTAAAGTTTTCGGTGGTCAGTTAGCTATCGCAGGAAACATTTTAGTACGTCAACGTGGTACAAAACACCATCCTGATAAAGGCGTTGGTATTGGTAAAGACCATACTTTATTCGCTTTAGTTGATGGTACTGTTGTTTTCAAAAAGAAACAAGATAACAAATCATACGTTTCTATTCTTCCTATCACTGATGCTGAAATCGAAGCAGCAATCGCTAAACCAGCTGCTAAAAAAGCAACTGCAAAGAAAGAAGTTGTAGCTGAAGTTGAAGCAGCACCTGCTAAAAAAGCACCAGCAAAAAAAGCAGCTAAAAAAGACGAATCTACTGAAGAAGCTGCAGCTGCAGAATAA
- a CDS encoding DUF1579 domain-containing protein, giving the protein MAKSKFEQSLADGAHQQLQGLVGNWKGNTKTWFEKDILADESPSAGAITSILGARFISFDYSGSLEGKPFEGKMIIGFDIPYQRFTVSWVDSFHMGTQIMLSSGEATANGFSVFGEYGSPEYGEQLWGWRTVLAINSADEIVLTAYNVSPEGEEAKATETVYRRI; this is encoded by the coding sequence ATGGCGAAAAGTAAATTCGAGCAATCTTTAGCAGATGGCGCTCATCAACAACTTCAAGGTTTGGTTGGCAACTGGAAGGGCAATACCAAAACCTGGTTTGAAAAAGATATCCTGGCAGACGAATCGCCGTCAGCAGGTGCGATTACTTCTATTTTAGGGGCACGGTTCATTTCGTTCGATTATAGTGGAAGTTTAGAGGGAAAACCTTTTGAGGGTAAAATGATTATTGGTTTCGATATTCCTTATCAACGGTTTACGGTAAGCTGGGTAGATAGCTTCCACATGGGCACGCAGATTATGCTCTCGAGTGGTGAGGCTACCGCCAATGGGTTTTCTGTGTTTGGTGAATACGGGAGTCCGGAATATGGCGAACAGCTTTGGGGATGGCGCACGGTTTTAGCAATAAACAGTGCCGATGAAATTGTGCTTACGGCCTATAATGTTTCGCCGGAAGGAGAAGAAGCCAAAGCGACGGAAACAGTTTATAGGAGGATTTAA
- a CDS encoding exo-alpha-sialidase has protein sequence MAAWFGGKHEGSKDVVIWSAVKNGKTWSQPVEIANGIQNDTSRLACWNPVLFKAENGVLFLHYKVGQNPRTWWAEYKTSANNGKTWSKAKKLPKDFLGPIKNKPIQLANGNILYPSSTESLDEKTWNIHIEKSDAKGKNWKKININCDTFGVIQPSILSYPNGKLQLLCRSRQNVIVESWSADNGETWSKLKPTQLPNPNSDSDAVTLQDGRQLLIYNPQTAGKNWWEGRTVLKLAISTDGENWKDIYTLENHLKGEFSYPAIIQDKKGNIHLSYTAERKNITYVELKLTE, from the coding sequence ATGGCGGCCTGGTTTGGCGGTAAACACGAAGGCAGTAAAGATGTGGTCATCTGGTCGGCTGTAAAAAATGGCAAAACCTGGAGTCAGCCTGTTGAAATTGCCAATGGGATACAAAATGATACCAGTCGTTTGGCCTGCTGGAATCCGGTATTATTTAAAGCAGAAAACGGGGTCTTATTTTTACATTACAAAGTAGGGCAAAATCCGCGTACCTGGTGGGCCGAATACAAAACATCGGCCAACAATGGCAAAACGTGGTCGAAAGCTAAAAAACTGCCTAAAGATTTTTTAGGTCCCATTAAAAATAAACCCATACAGTTAGCAAACGGAAATATCCTCTACCCATCGAGTACAGAAAGCCTGGATGAAAAAACATGGAATATCCATATTGAAAAATCAGATGCAAAAGGCAAAAACTGGAAAAAAATCAATATCAATTGCGATACTTTTGGCGTTATTCAGCCATCTATTCTTAGCTATCCCAATGGCAAATTACAGCTGCTGTGCAGAAGCCGGCAAAATGTAATTGTAGAAAGCTGGTCTGCTGATAATGGTGAAACCTGGTCGAAACTTAAGCCTACACAATTGCCTAACCCGAATTCGGACAGCGATGCCGTAACCCTACAAGACGGCCGCCAATTGCTCATTTACAATCCACAAACGGCTGGTAAAAACTGGTGGGAAGGCCGGACTGTATTAAAGCTGGCCATATCTACCGATGGCGAAAACTGGAAAGATATTTATACTCTCGAAAATCATTTAAAAGGCGAATTCAGCTACCCGGCCATTATTCAGGATAAAAAAGGGAATATCCACCTCAGTTACACGGCGGAGCGCAAAAATATTACCTATGTAGAGCTTAAATTAACAGAATAG
- a CDS encoding 3'-5' exonuclease has translation MLKTLDLNQVMVLDIETVPQYPSFQDVPPHFQELWEHKTHYQRNHDQSAEEFYERAGIMAEFGKIICISLGIFYTEEKTNKLRIKSFSGHDEGEILLQFSALLNKQTPNLMFCAHNGKEFDFPYLCRRLLINRIEIPLQLQLAGKKPWEVNHIDTMELWKFGDHKHFTSLNLLAAILDIPTPKDDINGSQVKQVYYEEKNLPRIVTYCQKDVITTAQVLLKFKGMDIIPAENITIVA, from the coding sequence ATGTTAAAAACGCTAGATCTAAACCAGGTAATGGTGCTCGATATTGAAACCGTTCCACAATACCCGTCATTTCAGGATGTACCTCCTCATTTTCAGGAGCTTTGGGAGCATAAAACACATTACCAGCGCAACCATGACCAAAGTGCAGAAGAATTTTACGAGCGCGCAGGTATAATGGCCGAATTTGGTAAAATCATCTGTATAAGTCTGGGTATTTTCTATACAGAAGAAAAAACAAACAAACTGCGAATCAAGTCTTTTTCTGGTCATGATGAAGGGGAAATACTCTTGCAATTTTCGGCATTACTCAATAAACAAACGCCAAACTTAATGTTCTGCGCCCACAACGGAAAAGAGTTTGATTTTCCCTACCTGTGCCGCAGGCTCTTAATTAACCGCATCGAAATTCCCCTCCAATTGCAATTAGCGGGTAAAAAGCCATGGGAAGTAAACCACATCGATACCATGGAGCTCTGGAAATTTGGCGACCACAAACATTTCACTTCGCTCAACCTGCTTGCAGCCATTTTGGATATTCCCACCCCAAAAGACGATATCAACGGCAGTCAGGTGAAACAGGTATACTACGAAGAAAAGAACCTGCCGCGGATTGTTACCTATTGCCAGAAAGATGTAATTACTACGGCACAGGTATTGTTAAAATTTAAAGGAATGGACATAATTCCGGCAGAAAACATTACCATTGTAGCCTGA
- a CDS encoding polyprenyl synthetase family protein, producing the protein MHTTEQLQQILDTAIQNLKFPDHPKQLYDPISYIINLGGKRVRPLLVLMATELFGADANKSIHAAMAVEVFHNFTLVHDDIMDNAPLRRGQATVHEKWSTNVAILSGDVMMVEANKNLAKVNPFFLKDVLDTFNATAQGVCEGQQLDMEFEGRDDVSIEEYINMIRLKTAVLLGGALKLGAIIAGASKKDADLIEQFGENIGIAFQLQDDILDVYADPEKFGKQVGGDIIANKKTFLLLKALSKTNSLALQGWINNKNSDIQEKVQAVTAIYNELKIREEAEKEMMKYAALAFQNLNDIEVPKANKHDLHQLAEQLLKRNN; encoded by the coding sequence ATGCATACTACAGAACAATTACAGCAGATTTTAGATACAGCAATACAAAATTTAAAGTTCCCGGATCACCCCAAGCAACTTTATGATCCGATTAGTTACATCATTAACCTTGGCGGCAAACGAGTAAGACCGCTTTTGGTACTCATGGCTACCGAATTGTTTGGCGCAGATGCCAACAAGTCTATCCATGCCGCAATGGCTGTTGAGGTTTTCCATAATTTTACCCTTGTACATGATGATATTATGGATAATGCGCCACTACGCAGAGGCCAGGCAACCGTGCATGAAAAATGGAGCACCAATGTCGCCATTTTAAGTGGCGATGTGATGATGGTAGAAGCCAATAAAAATCTGGCTAAGGTAAATCCGTTTTTCCTTAAAGATGTGCTGGATACTTTTAATGCTACAGCACAAGGTGTTTGCGAAGGCCAGCAACTGGATATGGAATTTGAAGGCCGTGATGATGTGAGTATCGAAGAATACATCAACATGATCAGGCTTAAAACAGCTGTACTATTGGGCGGCGCGCTCAAATTGGGAGCGATTATTGCTGGAGCTTCAAAAAAAGATGCCGATCTTATTGAACAATTTGGCGAAAATATTGGCATTGCTTTTCAGCTACAGGACGATATTTTAGATGTATATGCCGATCCTGAAAAATTTGGGAAGCAGGTCGGCGGTGATATTATTGCCAATAAGAAAACTTTCCTGCTCTTAAAAGCACTATCGAAAACTAATTCTTTAGCACTTCAGGGTTGGATTAACAATAAAAACTCCGATATTCAGGAAAAAGTTCAGGCGGTTACAGCCATATATAATGAACTAAAGATTAGAGAAGAGGCAGAAAAAGAGATGATGAAATATGCAGCACTAGCTTTTCAAAACTTGAATGATATTGAAGTTCCTAAAGCAAATAAACATGATTTACACCAACTTGCAGAACAGCTATTGAAACGGAATAATTAA
- the rnr gene encoding ribonuclease R, with amino-acid sequence MAKKKSANIKLVLNQLVSDVFEKNNNQLLNYKQVSAKLNLNDHESRETILEILKEGKNNGIFLEPEKGKFKLKELQNFIIGTVDMTADGSAYIVPEDEFEKDIFVAPRKLKNALHGDTVKAYVFAKKSGRKNDGEVIEIIKRAKSDFTGVIKISDRFAFVIADDKKMMHDIFVPLADTHGAKSGQRVLVTLSDWPESAKNPIGIVKHVLGNQGENNTEMNAILAQYGFPLEFPPQVEREANAIPEEIPAAEIAKRKDFRNVLTFTIDPADAKDFDDAISYQKLPNGNHEIGIHIADVSHYVIQGSELDKEAYSRATSVYLVDRVIPMLPERLSNGVCSLRPHEDKLCFAAVFELDEQANIQNEWYGRTVIHSDRRFAYEEAQEVIESKTGDYVTEILKLNELAYILRDRKFKNGAISFESTEVKFKLDETGKPIGVYVKERKDAHKLIEDYMLLANRKVAEFIAKKSKGKQKLTFVYRVHDSPNMETLNTFANFASRFGYKINTKSDKEIAKSLNHLMSEVEGKKEQNILTSLAIRSMAKAIYTTKKTSHYGLAFEYYTHFTSPIRRYPDVMAHRLLQTYLDGGKSADMEFYEVASVHSSAMEKRAADAERASIKYKQAEYLENNIGTEYKGIISGVTEWGMYVEIEENKCEGMIRLRDISDDFYVLDEKNYCIVGQRKKKKYQLGDEVMIRVKKVDLSKRQIDFTLIPD; translated from the coding sequence ATGGCAAAGAAAAAATCGGCAAATATAAAATTGGTTCTGAATCAATTGGTTAGTGACGTTTTTGAAAAAAACAATAATCAACTGCTCAATTACAAACAGGTTTCAGCCAAACTAAACCTAAACGATCATGAATCAAGAGAAACGATTTTAGAGATATTAAAAGAAGGCAAAAACAATGGCATTTTCTTAGAACCCGAAAAAGGGAAATTTAAACTTAAGGAACTGCAGAACTTCATTATTGGTACCGTTGATATGACTGCCGATGGTTCAGCTTATATTGTACCCGAAGATGAGTTTGAAAAAGACATTTTTGTTGCGCCCCGAAAGCTTAAAAATGCCTTGCATGGCGATACCGTAAAAGCTTATGTATTTGCCAAAAAGAGCGGCCGCAAAAATGATGGCGAAGTAATCGAAATCATTAAAAGGGCCAAATCTGATTTTACCGGAGTCATTAAAATTTCGGACCGCTTTGCCTTTGTAATTGCCGATGATAAAAAAATGATGCACGATATTTTTGTGCCGTTGGCCGATACACATGGTGCAAAAAGTGGCCAAAGGGTTTTGGTCACCCTATCGGACTGGCCTGAGAGTGCTAAAAACCCAATTGGCATAGTTAAACACGTACTGGGCAACCAGGGTGAGAACAATACCGAAATGAATGCCATATTAGCGCAATATGGTTTTCCTTTAGAATTTCCGCCACAGGTAGAAAGAGAAGCCAATGCCATTCCCGAAGAAATTCCGGCTGCCGAAATTGCCAAACGCAAGGATTTTAGGAATGTTTTAACTTTTACCATTGATCCGGCTGATGCCAAAGATTTTGATGATGCTATTTCATACCAGAAATTACCAAACGGAAACCATGAAATCGGCATCCACATTGCCGATGTTTCGCATTACGTAATTCAGGGAAGCGAGCTTGATAAAGAAGCTTATAGCCGCGCTACATCCGTTTACCTGGTTGATCGTGTAATCCCGATGCTACCTGAGCGTTTAAGTAACGGGGTATGCTCGCTTCGCCCACACGAAGATAAACTGTGCTTCGCAGCTGTTTTTGAGCTCGATGAGCAGGCGAACATCCAAAATGAATGGTATGGCAGAACAGTTATCCATTCCGACCGGAGATTTGCATATGAAGAAGCTCAGGAAGTGATTGAAAGTAAAACCGGCGATTACGTAACCGAAATACTGAAACTGAATGAGTTGGCCTATATTCTCCGCGACCGCAAGTTTAAAAATGGTGCCATCAGCTTTGAGAGTACCGAAGTAAAATTTAAGCTCGATGAAACTGGTAAACCTATAGGCGTGTATGTGAAAGAGCGTAAAGATGCCCATAAACTGATTGAAGATTACATGCTTCTGGCCAACCGCAAAGTGGCCGAGTTTATTGCCAAAAAGAGCAAGGGTAAGCAAAAATTAACTTTTGTTTACCGGGTGCACGATTCGCCAAACATGGAAACCCTTAACACATTTGCCAACTTTGCTTCCCGTTTTGGCTATAAAATCAACACCAAATCGGATAAGGAAATTGCCAAATCGCTAAACCATTTAATGAGCGAGGTGGAAGGCAAAAAAGAGCAGAATATTTTAACCTCACTGGCCATCCGTTCTATGGCCAAAGCAATTTATACGACTAAAAAAACCAGCCATTACGGCCTGGCTTTCGAATATTATACACACTTTACCTCGCCTATACGCCGTTACCCCGATGTGATGGCCCACCGTTTACTACAAACTTATTTAGACGGAGGAAAATCGGCCGATATGGAGTTTTACGAAGTTGCCTCTGTTCATTCATCGGCGATGGAGAAACGGGCTGCTGATGCCGAAAGAGCTTCGATTAAATACAAACAGGCCGAATATTTAGAAAACAATATCGGTACGGAATACAAAGGCATTATTTCGGGTGTCACCGAGTGGGGCATGTATGTAGAAATCGAAGAGAATAAATGCGAAGGTATGATCCGTTTACGCGATATATCTGACGATTTTTACGTTCTTGACGAAAAAAACTACTGTATTGTGGGCCAAAGAAAGAAGAAAAAATACCAACTGGGTGATGAAGTGATGATCCGTGTAAAAAAAGTTGACCTTTCTAAGCGTCAAATTGATTTCACCCTTATTCCTGATTAA